A single region of the Candidatus Methylomirabilota bacterium genome encodes:
- a CDS encoding glycosyltransferase family 1 protein — protein MHVVLDARYVSRRQSGVGHYTQRLVGGLAAIDQENRYTCLVASDGPGLAVTQRNFARWPTRVSFENHLVGDLWLLGYLPVRLRLWATDVYHGPAVFLPLVKLGYRTVVTIHDLVSFLFPETVPRKYSLYMRVMTRWAARSADRIIAVSRATKDDLTRALGVPDEKVVVIHEAVAPEFAAPVEPAVVEAVIRRYGIRPPYCLFVGNLEPRKNLGRLVEAFAGLRARRPAREPIPQLVLAGTRAWLHGGIFEAVAAHDLAADILFTGYVTPADLPALYAGATCFVFPSLYEGFGLPVLEAMAAGTPVVASRAGAIPEVGGDAALLVDPRRPAEIAEAIETVLGDGQLRATLVARGRERARLFTWEAVARQTLAVYESVYARGRAAAPRAAGSRGAQNPGP, from the coding sequence ATGCACGTGGTTCTCGACGCCCGCTACGTGTCGCGGCGTCAGTCCGGCGTCGGACACTACACGCAGCGGCTCGTCGGGGGCCTGGCGGCCATCGACCAGGAGAACCGCTACACCTGTCTCGTCGCCAGCGACGGCCCCGGGCTCGCGGTGACCCAGCGGAACTTCGCCCGCTGGCCGACCCGGGTCTCCTTCGAGAACCACCTGGTCGGGGACCTCTGGCTCCTCGGCTACCTGCCGGTGCGCCTCCGGCTCTGGGCCACCGACGTCTACCACGGCCCCGCGGTGTTCCTCCCGCTCGTCAAGCTCGGCTACCGCACGGTCGTGACGATCCACGACCTCGTGTCCTTTCTGTTCCCGGAGACCGTGCCGCGGAAGTACAGTCTCTACATGCGAGTGATGACGCGCTGGGCGGCCCGCTCCGCCGACCGCATCATCGCCGTGTCGCGCGCGACCAAGGACGACCTCACCCGAGCCCTCGGCGTCCCCGATGAGAAAGTCGTCGTCATCCACGAGGCGGTGGCCCCCGAGTTCGCGGCGCCGGTGGAGCCGGCCGTCGTCGAGGCCGTGATCCGCCGCTACGGCATCCGGCCGCCCTATTGCCTGTTCGTCGGGAACCTCGAGCCGCGTAAGAACCTCGGGCGACTGGTCGAGGCCTTCGCCGGGCTGCGCGCCCGGCGTCCGGCGCGCGAGCCGATCCCGCAGCTCGTCCTGGCCGGAACGCGGGCCTGGCTCCACGGCGGGATCTTCGAGGCGGTGGCGGCTCACGATCTGGCCGCGGACATTCTGTTCACGGGCTACGTCACGCCCGCCGACCTGCCGGCCTTGTACGCGGGCGCCACGTGCTTCGTCTTCCCCTCGCTCTACGAGGGCTTCGGACTGCCGGTGCTCGAGGCGATGGCGGCGGGCACGCCGGTCGTCGCCTCGCGCGCCGGCGCCATCCCCGAGGTGGGCGGCGATGCCGCCCTCCTGGTCGACCCTCGCCGCCCCGCGGAGATCGCCGAGGCGATCGAGACCGTGCTCGGCGACGGGCAGCTCCGCGCGACGCTCGTGGCTCGAGGCCGCGAACGGGCGCGGCTGTTCACGTGGGAGGCGGTCGCCCGGCAGACCCTCGCCGTCTACGAGTCCGTCTACGCCCGCGGGAGAGCCGCGGCCCCGCGGGCCGCCGGCTCTCGCGGGGCGCAGAACCCTGGACCATGA
- a CDS encoding glycosyltransferase family 1 protein, with protein sequence MSAVAAGFEFGNRDRQMRIGIDTRLWGEPRSGIGRYTRSLVEAQVRLAPEVRWILYLDRPPGDLPPGTEPRWLPWRSRLLWTLWAVRRDLGRRPIDLFHGVTGFELPSGGCRLVTTVHDLIPLRFPHLVPARHRWAVRILLGGALRRATRVIAVSEATRAEILARYRTAPDKIAVVPEAAAPHFRPPPAADTARVRERLGLGTPYILFVGLLEPKKNLPTLLAAVARLRAAGAWGTTRLCLAGAPGWGVDGLGAAVARHGLGDTVRFLGAVPEVELPALYAGATAFVFPSLWEGFGLPVLEAMAVGTPVIASRRGALPEITGGAALLVEPEAAALADALGTLLADSALRARLGEAGLARAQTFSWERTARETLAVYRAALA encoded by the coding sequence CCTCGTCGAGGCGCAGGTCCGATTGGCTCCCGAAGTGCGCTGGATCCTCTACCTCGACCGGCCTCCGGGGGATCTCCCCCCGGGAACCGAGCCCCGGTGGCTGCCGTGGCGCTCGCGCCTCCTGTGGACGCTCTGGGCCGTCCGGCGGGACCTCGGGCGCCGCCCCATCGATCTCTTCCACGGCGTCACGGGCTTCGAGCTCCCGTCCGGCGGGTGTCGACTGGTGACGACGGTCCACGATCTGATCCCGCTGCGCTTCCCGCACCTCGTCCCGGCGCGCCATCGCTGGGCGGTGCGGATCTTGCTCGGAGGCGCCTTGCGCCGCGCGACGCGGGTGATCGCCGTGTCGGAGGCAACGCGGGCCGAGATCCTCGCGCGCTACCGGACGGCGCCCGACAAGATCGCCGTGGTGCCGGAGGCCGCCGCTCCGCACTTCCGGCCGCCGCCCGCCGCCGACACGGCCCGTGTCCGCGAGCGCCTCGGCCTCGGCACGCCGTACATCCTCTTCGTCGGCCTCCTGGAGCCCAAGAAGAACCTCCCGACGCTGCTGGCGGCGGTCGCGCGGCTGCGAGCCGCGGGCGCCTGGGGGACCACCCGGCTCTGCCTGGCCGGCGCCCCGGGCTGGGGCGTCGATGGCCTGGGCGCCGCGGTCGCGCGCCACGGCCTGGGCGACACCGTGCGGTTTCTCGGCGCGGTGCCGGAGGTCGAGTTGCCCGCGCTCTATGCGGGCGCGACGGCCTTCGTCTTTCCCTCGCTCTGGGAGGGCTTCGGCCTGCCCGTCCTCGAGGCGATGGCCGTGGGGACTCCGGTCATCGCCTCGCGGCGGGGGGCGCTCCCCGAGATCACCGGCGGCGCGGCGCTCCTGGTCGAGCCCGAGGCGGCGGCGCTCGCCGACGCGCTGGGGACGCTGCTGGCCGACTCCGCGCTGCGAGCGCGCCTCGGCGAGGCCGGGCTCGCGCGGGCCCAGACCTTCTCCTGGGAGCGGACGGCGCGGGAGACGCTGGCGGTGTATCGCGCGGCCCTGGCATGA
- a CDS encoding undecaprenyl-phosphate glucose phosphotransferase → MLKERRLWLVLALAAGDALAAVAALLAAYAIRFWTGVIPAPLGVPPLEPYALLLPPLVPLHALALRVAGLYEYRHERTKADEFFQVVRGVTLATLLLVASTFFIRHFSFSRWVILLFWGLDIVCVYWVRLTIREVVRGMRRHGRFVRRALVVGAGSLGQEVVRRLRGHPEFGVRVMGYLDDRQPLGERIEGKEILGGFEAVTQVIEQYRVDQLFVALPMEAHHEALKILNALEGELVDVRIVPDILQFVTLQAAIEELEGLPVISLAQSPITGWSRIAKRGMDLALATAGVVILSPLLGLIAAVIRLTSPGPVFYRQARMGLDGRSFSMYKFRSMCVDAEAESGPVWATEQDDRRTPIGGLLRRYSLDELPQLWNVLRGDMSLVGPRPERPFFVHQFKTMIPQYMLRHKVKSGMTGWAQVNGLRGNTSLEKRIEYDLYYIQNWSLALDVKILLLTLYRAWQHRHAH, encoded by the coding sequence GTGCTGAAGGAGCGGCGACTCTGGCTCGTCCTGGCCCTGGCCGCTGGCGATGCCCTGGCGGCCGTGGCGGCGCTGCTGGCCGCCTATGCGATCCGGTTCTGGACCGGGGTCATCCCGGCCCCGCTCGGCGTGCCGCCCCTCGAGCCGTACGCCTTGCTGCTCCCGCCGCTGGTGCCGCTCCACGCGCTCGCGCTGCGGGTGGCGGGCCTCTACGAGTACCGGCACGAGCGGACCAAGGCCGACGAGTTCTTCCAGGTCGTTCGCGGCGTGACCCTGGCCACCCTGCTGCTGGTGGCCTCCACGTTCTTCATCCGCCACTTCTCCTTCTCGCGCTGGGTCATCCTGCTCTTCTGGGGACTCGACATCGTCTGCGTCTACTGGGTGCGCCTGACGATCCGCGAGGTGGTTCGGGGGATGCGCCGCCACGGCCGCTTCGTGCGGCGGGCTCTGGTCGTCGGCGCCGGGTCGCTCGGGCAGGAGGTGGTCCGGCGGCTCCGCGGGCACCCCGAGTTCGGCGTGCGGGTGATGGGCTACCTGGACGACCGCCAGCCGCTCGGCGAGCGGATCGAGGGCAAGGAGATCCTGGGCGGCTTCGAGGCCGTGACGCAGGTGATCGAGCAGTACCGAGTCGACCAGCTCTTCGTGGCGCTGCCGATGGAGGCGCACCACGAGGCGCTCAAGATCCTCAACGCGCTCGAGGGCGAGCTGGTGGACGTGCGGATCGTGCCGGACATCCTGCAGTTCGTGACCCTGCAGGCGGCCATCGAGGAGCTCGAGGGCCTGCCGGTCATCAGCCTCGCCCAGTCGCCCATCACGGGCTGGAGCCGGATCGCCAAGCGCGGGATGGACCTGGCCCTGGCGACGGCCGGGGTCGTCATCCTGTCGCCCCTGCTGGGGCTCATCGCGGCGGTGATCCGATTGACGTCGCCGGGCCCGGTGTTCTACCGTCAGGCGCGGATGGGGCTGGACGGCCGCTCCTTCTCGATGTACAAGTTCCGCTCGATGTGCGTCGACGCGGAGGCCGAGAGCGGGCCCGTGTGGGCCACCGAGCAGGATGACCGCCGGACGCCGATCGGGGGCCTCCTGCGTCGCTACTCCCTCGACGAGTTGCCGCAGCTCTGGAACGTGCTCAGGGGCGACATGAGCCTGGTGGGCCCCCGGCCCGAGCGGCCGTTCTTCGTCCACCAGTTCAAGACGATGATCCCGCAGTACATGCTGCGCCACAAGGTCAAGTCGGGCATGACCGGCTGGGCGCAGGTCAACGGGCTCCGCGGCAACACCTCGCTGGAGAAGCGGATCGAGTACGACCTCTACTACATCCAGAACTGGTCGCTGGCCCTCGACGTGAAGATCCTTCTGCTCACCCTCTACCGGGCGTGGCAACACCGCCATGCCCACTGA
- a CDS encoding HD domain-containing protein yields the protein MTAAETYGGKGLICDPIHHYIPFTRPEGGLPGEVTEQDLIDTAWVQRLRRIPQLQSARWVFPTAEHSRFTHALGAMHVAGRFAQQLAPSLRAVFQEAPSATLLEELLRMAGLLHDIGHGPFGHFFDDNFLADYELTHELVGQRIIREELAEGILGLRRSPSGPFAEGERIDPNWICYLMGKGYTHPEAGDPPWLAFLKPILSGIYTADNLDYVLRDSYMCGVPVGADLERIVYYSFFTPEGLTLDRAGTQALIMFLTARYYMYTNVYYHRTTRAIDLHLKEIFRPTMQIVFPWDLRKDLHPYLHLTEWTLLEEVGRWHDASDPERRALGQEWREILDRRLKWRMVREEVLDDSMIKVWAVMRPEYVAGQVRDALPRELKNLEFQIDLAFQDPRPLNPLAMGDRQIYIYDGATARVSKEPLAALFKYLPAKVAQCRIFARDHRHDRELTQAFRQVLYEDRPAIPTNV from the coding sequence ATGACGGCCGCGGAGACCTATGGCGGCAAAGGGCTCATCTGCGATCCGATCCACCATTACATCCCCTTCACCCGTCCGGAGGGCGGCCTCCCGGGCGAGGTGACCGAGCAGGATCTGATCGATACCGCCTGGGTCCAGCGGCTCCGCCGGATCCCGCAGCTCCAGTCGGCCCGCTGGGTCTTTCCCACGGCCGAGCACAGCCGCTTCACGCACGCCCTCGGCGCCATGCACGTGGCCGGACGCTTCGCCCAGCAGCTGGCGCCGTCCCTGCGAGCCGTCTTCCAGGAGGCGCCGTCGGCCACCCTCCTCGAGGAGCTCCTGCGCATGGCGGGGCTGCTCCACGACATCGGGCACGGGCCGTTCGGGCACTTCTTCGACGATAACTTCCTCGCCGACTACGAGCTGACCCACGAGCTGGTCGGCCAGCGGATCATCCGGGAGGAGCTCGCCGAGGGCATCCTGGGCCTCCGGCGGAGTCCGAGCGGGCCCTTCGCCGAAGGGGAACGGATCGACCCGAACTGGATCTGCTACCTCATGGGGAAGGGCTACACCCACCCCGAGGCCGGGGATCCGCCCTGGCTCGCGTTCCTCAAGCCGATCCTGTCCGGCATCTACACGGCTGACAATCTCGACTACGTCCTGCGCGACTCGTACATGTGCGGGGTTCCGGTGGGGGCCGACCTCGAACGGATCGTCTACTACAGCTTCTTCACCCCCGAAGGGCTGACGCTCGATCGCGCCGGCACCCAGGCCCTGATCATGTTCCTCACCGCGCGCTACTACATGTACACCAACGTCTACTACCACCGGACGACCCGGGCCATCGACCTGCACCTCAAGGAGATCTTCCGGCCGACGATGCAGATCGTCTTCCCGTGGGACCTCCGGAAGGACCTCCATCCCTACCTCCACCTCACGGAGTGGACGCTCCTCGAGGAGGTCGGGCGCTGGCACGACGCCAGTGACCCGGAGCGCCGCGCGCTCGGGCAGGAGTGGCGCGAGATCCTGGATCGGCGCCTCAAGTGGCGAATGGTCCGCGAGGAGGTCCTCGACGACTCGATGATCAAGGTCTGGGCCGTCATGCGGCCGGAGTACGTCGCCGGTCAGGTCCGGGATGCGCTGCCTCGCGAGCTGAAGAACCTCGAGTTCCAGATCGACCTGGCCTTCCAGGACCCCCGACCGCTCAATCCGCTCGCCATGGGCGACCGGCAGATCTACATCTATGACGGCGCCACCGCCCGGGTGTCCAAGGAGCCGCTGGCTGCGCTCTTCAAGTACCTGCCGGCCAAAGTGGCCCAGTGCCGGATCTTCGCGCGCGATCATCGGCACGACCGGGAGCTGACCCAGGCCTTCCGGCAGGTGCTGTACGAGGACCGTCCGGCCATCCCGACCAACGTCTAG
- a CDS encoding oligosaccharide flippase family protein, with product MTGELGTAERVARNAVLKVAVQATRLLSLLFLVLAARRLGPEDFGKFTFAYALATILGAALDLGMHSVLVRSVARARVEAGAYWTAAVTLKLAILVPAGLAFVAVPVLTSRPLDTTVAVWLLGAAIGLQSFIELAVSIFTGFERLEVELGLRLAEKLLLFGVGVGGLLLGGRLLLVAGAFTLAGAASLALAVTLVHRRFARLAWRLDPGGARALARALGLVAVAFVLAFATTRLVPLLVALLGGDAAAGYFGAAIRVLDVVMVVPVALVAAVYPVLAREAPGDPRFRRVAVQAAELLLMLGLGVALAFAHGADWLTVGVYGPRYQATAPLLAVLGAAACLGFLNYYLGFVFLALDRPGRLVAVAAVGLVASAALTPGLVLVLGALGGAVALVLAEAITACGALVALLPFIRLPFGRGTLKAGAAALGASLIAGMLPAGSAARLGAVLLLYAGGLLVLRPFPVALWSRVARGVWWAPEAK from the coding sequence GTGACGGGTGAGCTCGGGACCGCCGAGCGGGTCGCCCGGAATGCCGTCCTGAAGGTGGCCGTCCAGGCGACGCGCCTGCTCTCGCTCCTGTTCCTGGTCCTCGCCGCCCGGCGGCTCGGTCCCGAGGACTTCGGGAAGTTCACCTTCGCCTATGCCCTCGCCACGATCCTGGGGGCGGCCCTCGACCTCGGCATGCACTCGGTGCTGGTCCGGAGCGTGGCCCGCGCGCGGGTCGAGGCCGGGGCCTACTGGACGGCGGCGGTCACGCTCAAGCTGGCGATCCTGGTGCCGGCGGGCCTCGCCTTCGTCGCCGTTCCGGTGCTGACCTCCCGTCCGCTCGACACCACCGTCGCGGTCTGGCTCCTCGGGGCGGCGATCGGCCTCCAGTCGTTCATCGAGCTCGCCGTCTCGATCTTCACCGGGTTCGAGCGCCTCGAGGTCGAGCTGGGCCTCCGGCTCGCGGAGAAGCTCCTGCTCTTCGGCGTGGGCGTCGGAGGTCTCCTGCTCGGCGGGCGGCTCCTCCTCGTCGCCGGCGCCTTCACGCTGGCGGGCGCCGCCTCGCTGGCGCTGGCTGTGACGCTCGTCCACCGGCGCTTTGCGCGGCTCGCCTGGCGGCTGGACCCGGGCGGGGCGCGCGCCCTGGCGCGGGCGCTCGGCCTCGTCGCCGTCGCCTTCGTCCTGGCCTTCGCCACGACCCGGCTGGTGCCGCTCCTGGTCGCCCTGCTGGGTGGAGACGCGGCGGCGGGCTATTTCGGCGCGGCGATCCGGGTCCTCGACGTGGTGATGGTCGTGCCCGTGGCCCTGGTTGCGGCCGTCTACCCGGTCCTGGCCCGCGAGGCGCCCGGCGATCCCCGCTTCCGCCGGGTCGCGGTGCAGGCGGCGGAGCTCCTGCTGATGCTCGGGCTCGGGGTGGCGCTCGCCTTCGCCCATGGCGCCGACTGGCTCACCGTCGGGGTCTACGGCCCCCGGTACCAGGCGACGGCGCCCCTCCTGGCCGTCCTGGGCGCCGCCGCCTGCCTCGGCTTCCTCAACTACTACCTCGGCTTCGTCTTCCTCGCGCTCGATCGGCCCGGCCGGCTGGTCGCGGTCGCCGCCGTCGGTCTCGTGGCCAGTGCCGCCCTGACGCCCGGGCTCGTCCTCGTCCTGGGCGCGCTGGGCGGCGCCGTCGCGCTCGTGCTGGCCGAGGCCATCACGGCGTGCGGCGCCCTCGTCGCGCTGCTGCCGTTCATCCGCCTCCCGTTCGGCCGGGGGACCCTGAAGGCGGGCGCGGCGGCGCTCGGGGCGAGCCTGATCGCCGGAATGCTCCCGGCCGGAAGCGCCGCGCGGCTCGGCGCCGTGCTCCTCCTGTATGCCGGGGGCCTCCTCGTGCTGCGGCCGTTCCCGGTCGCCCTGTGGAGCCGCGTCGCGCGAGGAGTGTGGTGGGCGCCGGAGGCAAAATGA
- a CDS encoding glycosyltransferase: MRVALVHDWLTGMRGGERVLEELVTLYPAATIHTLVHVPGSVSPVIESRPIHTSFIQRLPGAPRRFRHYLPLFPLAAGRMRLEGYDLVISTSHCVALGVRPAPPARHVAYCFTPMRYAWDFQDEYLRRVVPGVRGLARLCLTILRRWDRTAGRRVGYVACISRHVAGRIRQAYGREARVIYPPVRTDFFQPNGAPGDTFLCVSALAPYKRLDVAVDAFTHLGWPLVVVGAGAEEARLKRRAGPTVRFLGWQDDAALRTAYARCRAFVFTAEEEFGIAPLEAMAAGRPVIAYSRGALSETVVDGVTGLLFHEQRPAALIDALRRFDVTGWSPEKIRAHALRFGEARFRAEMAAFVDECLVAPRETAC, from the coding sequence ATGCGGGTCGCGCTAGTCCATGACTGGCTGACCGGCATGCGGGGAGGCGAGAGGGTCCTGGAAGAGCTGGTGACCCTCTACCCCGCGGCCACGATCCATACCCTCGTCCACGTCCCCGGCAGCGTCTCCCCCGTCATCGAGAGCCGGCCGATCCACACCTCCTTCATCCAGCGGCTTCCCGGCGCGCCCCGCCGCTTCCGCCACTATCTCCCGCTCTTTCCGCTGGCGGCCGGGCGGATGCGCCTCGAGGGATACGACCTCGTCATCTCGACCAGCCACTGCGTCGCGCTCGGCGTCCGGCCCGCCCCCCCGGCCCGTCACGTGGCGTACTGCTTCACCCCGATGCGCTACGCCTGGGACTTCCAGGACGAATACCTGCGCCGCGTCGTGCCGGGCGTCCGCGGCCTGGCCCGGCTGTGCCTGACCATCCTCCGGCGCTGGGACCGGACGGCGGGCCGCCGGGTCGGGTATGTGGCCTGCATTTCCCGGCATGTCGCCGGCCGCATCCGCCAGGCCTACGGGCGTGAGGCGCGGGTGATCTACCCGCCGGTGCGCACCGACTTCTTCCAGCCGAACGGGGCGCCGGGCGACACGTTCCTCTGCGTGTCGGCCCTGGCTCCCTACAAGCGCCTGGATGTGGCCGTGGACGCCTTCACCCACCTCGGGTGGCCGCTGGTCGTCGTCGGGGCCGGCGCCGAAGAGGCGCGGCTCAAGCGGCGCGCAGGGCCGACGGTCCGCTTCCTCGGCTGGCAGGACGATGCGGCGCTCCGGACGGCCTACGCGCGCTGCCGAGCCTTCGTGTTCACGGCCGAGGAGGAATTCGGGATCGCGCCGCTCGAGGCGATGGCGGCCGGCCGGCCGGTGATCGCGTACAGCCGCGGGGCGCTCAGCGAGACGGTGGTCGACGGTGTCACGGGTCTCCTGTTCCATGAGCAGCGGCCGGCCGCCCTGATCGACGCGCTGCGACGCTTCGACGTGACGGGGTGGAGTCCCGAGAAGATCCGCGCCCATGCCCTCCGCTTCGGAGAGGCGCGCTTTCGCGCCGAGATGGCGGCGTTCGTCGACGAGTGCCTGGTCGCCCCGCGAGAGACGGCGTGCTGA
- a CDS encoding glycosyltransferase family 1 protein: MRVALDARKLHDFGIGTYIQGLLGEFFELGEPDELLAYVPPGVELPPALRGAPRVRWRPEPARPYSLAELWRLALCARRDRAELFHAPHYVCPPVLPCPAVVTIHDLIHLRFPPRTPFAPLYARVMLRLAVRRAARVITVSASTRQDVEGWLGAPPARVRVIPNGVAPRFHPAPDGAALEPRLGALGVARPYLLFVGNPLPHKNLPRLLDALAGLPAEAGRLVIAGVRAGARPGVARAIEARGLEPRVVIVGALPGEAMPLLYQGATALVCPSLWEGFGLPALEAMACGTPVLAADRGGLAEVVADAGLLVDPTNVDALREAMYDLASHAPLRAALRAAGLARARAFSWRHAAEATIAVYREAVALGQGGRG, from the coding sequence ATGAGGGTTGCGCTCGATGCGCGGAAGCTCCACGACTTCGGCATCGGGACGTACATCCAGGGGCTCCTCGGTGAGTTCTTCGAGCTCGGCGAGCCCGACGAGCTCCTCGCCTACGTCCCGCCCGGCGTCGAGCTCCCGCCGGCTCTACGGGGCGCCCCGCGCGTTCGCTGGCGGCCCGAGCCCGCCCGCCCCTACTCCCTGGCCGAGCTCTGGCGCTTGGCGCTCTGCGCCCGGCGGGACCGCGCAGAGCTGTTCCACGCGCCGCACTACGTCTGCCCTCCGGTGCTGCCCTGTCCGGCGGTCGTGACGATCCATGACCTGATCCACCTGCGCTTTCCGCCGCGAACGCCCTTCGCTCCGCTCTACGCCCGCGTCATGCTGCGGCTGGCCGTCCGCCGGGCCGCCCGTGTGATCACGGTGTCGGCGTCGACCCGGCAGGACGTCGAGGGCTGGCTCGGAGCGCCGCCGGCCCGCGTCCGCGTCATTCCGAACGGCGTGGCGCCCCGCTTCCACCCCGCGCCGGACGGCGCCGCCCTCGAGCCACGACTCGGCGCCCTCGGCGTGGCCCGGCCCTACCTCCTGTTCGTCGGGAACCCCCTGCCGCACAAGAACCTCCCGCGGCTCCTCGACGCGCTGGCGGGGCTGCCGGCCGAGGCCGGCCGGCTGGTGATCGCCGGGGTCCGCGCCGGGGCGCGACCGGGGGTCGCCCGCGCCATCGAGGCGCGTGGGCTCGAGCCCCGGGTCGTCATCGTGGGGGCGCTGCCCGGCGAGGCCATGCCGCTGCTCTACCAGGGGGCGACCGCGCTCGTGTGTCCCTCGCTCTGGGAGGGCTTCGGCCTCCCGGCGCTCGAGGCGATGGCCTGCGGCACGCCCGTCCTGGCCGCCGACCGGGGCGGCCTGGCCGAAGTGGTGGCTGACGCCGGCCTCCTGGTCGATCCCACAAACGTTGACGCGTTGCGTGAAGCGATGTATGATCTCGCCAGCCATGCACCTTTGCGCGCGGCGCTGCGGGCCGCCGGGCTGGCCCGGGCTCGCGCGTTTTCATGGCGGCACGCCGCCGAGGCCACCATCGCCGTATACCGAGAGGCTGTGGCCTTGGGCCAGGGGGGTCGAGGGTGA
- a CDS encoding glucose-1-phosphate thymidylyltransferase — protein sequence MRGLILSGGRGTRLRPITFTSAKQLVPVANKPILFYGIEALAASGVTEIGIVVGDTHQEIRDAVGDGSRWGVRVTYIPQSAPLGLAHAVLTAEEFLRGQPFVMYLGDNLIRERLAPLVARFRDAAPNAQILLARVPNPQEFGVAELRDGRVVRLIEKPKVPPTDLALVGIYMFDDHVFDAARAIRPSRRGELEITDAIQHLIDAGLTVRPHIIEGWWKDTGKLEDLLEANRIILDTLEVRVDGVIEGSELLGKVVVEAEAKVVGSMVRGPAIIGRGALIENAYIGPFTSIGDGVTLRGSEIEHSIVLEGSAITDVGGRIENSLIGRNVTVYRSAGKPRAYHLMLGDRSQVGLP from the coding sequence ATGCGTGGGTTGATCCTTTCCGGTGGACGCGGGACTCGGCTCCGTCCCATCACCTTCACCTCCGCCAAACAGCTGGTGCCGGTCGCCAACAAGCCGATCCTGTTCTACGGGATCGAGGCGCTGGCGGCGTCGGGCGTCACCGAGATCGGCATCGTCGTCGGCGATACCCATCAGGAGATCCGTGACGCCGTCGGGGACGGGAGCCGCTGGGGCGTGCGCGTCACCTACATTCCGCAGTCCGCGCCGCTCGGCCTGGCCCACGCGGTGCTGACCGCCGAGGAGTTTCTCCGCGGGCAGCCCTTCGTCATGTACCTGGGCGACAACCTGATCCGCGAGCGTCTGGCCCCTCTGGTCGCACGCTTCCGGGACGCGGCCCCGAACGCGCAGATCCTCCTGGCCCGGGTGCCGAACCCCCAGGAGTTCGGGGTGGCGGAGCTCCGGGACGGTCGGGTGGTGCGCCTCATCGAGAAGCCGAAGGTGCCGCCCACCGACCTCGCGCTGGTCGGGATCTACATGTTCGACGACCACGTCTTCGACGCCGCCCGGGCCATCCGCCCGTCGCGGCGAGGTGAGCTCGAGATCACCGACGCCATCCAGCACCTCATCGACGCGGGACTGACGGTGCGGCCGCACATCATCGAAGGCTGGTGGAAGGACACCGGCAAGCTCGAGGACCTGCTGGAGGCGAATCGGATCATCCTCGACACCCTCGAGGTGCGCGTGGACGGGGTGATCGAGGGATCGGAGCTGCTCGGGAAGGTCGTGGTGGAGGCGGAGGCGAAGGTGGTGGGGAGCATGGTCCGCGGCCCGGCCATCATCGGGCGGGGGGCATTGATCGAGAACGCGTACATCGGCCCCTTCACCTCGATCGGCGACGGAGTGACCCTGCGGGGCAGCGAGATCGAGCACTCGATCGTCCTCGAGGGATCGGCGATCACCGACGTCGGCGGGCGCATCGAGAATAGCCTGATCGGCCGGAACGTGACGGTCTATCGCTCGGCCGGCAAGCCTCGCGCCTATCACCTGATGCTGGGGGATCGCAGCCAGGTCGGGTTGCCGTAG
- the rfbB gene encoding dTDP-glucose 4,6-dehydratase yields the protein MRVLVTGGAGFIGSHFVRHLLTTYPEYEVVNLDKLTYAGNPANLAGLADHPRYRFVHGDICEPLLVREVMAGCDAVVNFAAESHVDRSIHDAGDFIRTDVFGTWVLLETARAHRIGRYLQVSTDEVYGSIVTGAFQETHPLRPSSPYSASKAGGDHMALAYWTTHRTPVVVTRASNNFGPNQYPEKVIPLFITNALDDLPLPLYGDGRHVRDWLYVLDHCAALDLVLHKGAEGEVYNVGGSVEVENIELTRRILALLGKPESLIRPVVDRPGHDRRYALDTTKLRALGWQPTYPFDDALAATVAWYREHEAWWRPLKSGEFLAYYRRQYGAR from the coding sequence ATGCGGGTCCTGGTCACGGGCGGCGCGGGCTTCATCGGCTCACACTTCGTGCGCCACCTCCTCACGACGTACCCCGAGTACGAGGTCGTCAATCTCGACAAGCTCACCTATGCGGGGAACCCGGCCAACCTGGCCGGTCTGGCCGACCATCCGCGCTACCGATTCGTTCACGGCGACATCTGCGAACCCCTGCTGGTCCGCGAGGTGATGGCCGGGTGCGACGCGGTGGTGAACTTCGCCGCCGAGTCCCACGTCGACCGCTCGATCCATGACGCCGGCGACTTCATCCGGACCGACGTGTTCGGCACCTGGGTGCTGCTGGAGACCGCCCGCGCCCACCGGATCGGGCGCTACCTGCAGGTCTCCACCGACGAGGTGTACGGCTCCATCGTGACGGGCGCCTTCCAGGAGACGCACCCCCTCCGCCCCTCGAGCCCATACTCGGCCTCCAAGGCGGGCGGCGACCACATGGCGCTCGCCTACTGGACGACCCACCGGACGCCGGTCGTGGTGACGCGGGCGTCGAACAACTTCGGGCCGAACCAGTACCCGGAAAAGGTGATCCCGCTCTTCATCACCAACGCCCTGGACGACCTGCCGCTGCCGCTCTACGGAGACGGCCGGCACGTCCGCGACTGGCTCTACGTGCTGGACCATTGCGCGGCGCTCGACCTGGTGCTGCACAAGGGGGCGGAGGGTGAGGTCTACAACGTGGGGGGCAGCGTCGAGGTCGAGAACATCGAGCTCACCCGCCGGATCCTGGCGCTCCTCGGAAAGCCCGAGAGCCTGATCCGCCCGGTCGTCGATCGACCAGGGCACGACCGCCGCTACGCGCTGGACACGACCAAGCTGCGCGCGCTCGGCTGGCAGCCGACCTACCCGTTCGACGACGCCCTGGCCGCCACCGTGGCCTGGTACCGCGAACACGAAGCCTGGTGGCGGCCGCTCAAGTCCGGGGAGTTCCTGGCATACTATCGGCGCCAGTACGGCGCCCGCTAG